Genomic segment of Candidatus Bathyarchaeota archaeon:
TTATCTTGGGTTTTCCCCTTTCCGGCGATACGCCTAGCTTTGAGCCTTGTTGGCCGGTATGTCTCAACCCCCGGCAGACTAGATCCTGCTGCCTCCAAAACCCTTACCTGGATGCTTCTTTTAGGGGGGGATATACTCGGCGGTGTGTTGGGCTTACCGACAATCCTTCCACGTGGCTGTAGAGACCTCTCGATGGCTGACTTCAGCCTTTTAACCTCGGTCTCCCTCCTTTGAACCCAGTCCGGGGACCAGATCCTGTGTATCCTCCATCCCAGCCCTTCCAGTATCTGCTGCCTCAGTCGGTCTCTGTCCCTAGCTGTGTACGCGGAGCGGTAGTTCTCTCCATCCAGTAGGATGCCTAGAATGAACCTATCGGGGTTCTTGGGGTCTTTGACCCCTATGTCAACCTTGAATGAGCTTGGCCCAACGCCTACTACGGCCTCATAGCCCATCCTACCGAGCTCAGATAAGATGTCCTCCTCCAGTGGATTTGAGGGGCCCTCCTCCCCTTTCTCCGCCTGCTGGTAGGCTTCGGATAGCTTCTCAGCATAAAGGAGGTAGCCGTGTAGGTGGTGAACCCCTGGGGCCTTTGTGGCCTCAACCTCAATATCTGAGGCCTTTATTGAGCTCACCAGGATGACCCTCTCCCTGGCCCTGGTTATAGCGACATTTAGTCTCCTCTCACCCCCAGGCTTGTTCAGGGGCCCGAAGTTTAGCGTCATGCGGCCATTATGATCATAGCCGTAGCCGACGCTGAAGATTATCACGTCGCGCTCATCGCCCATCACGTTCTCGAGGTTCTTCACAAAGAATCCCTGGAGGCGGTCCTCGACGAAGAAGGCCTCATATTCAGGGTGATCCCTGAGCCTTCGCTCTATAGCATCTTGAATAGTGTTCATCTGGCTTATGTTGAATGTTATGACTCCTAGAGTCTTGTCAGGGAAGTTTTTGAAGTGCTCGAAGACGAGGTCCGCTACCACCTCGGCCTCTCTGGGATTGTTCCTGGCTCCACCCCGGTCATAGATTCCATCTGGAACATAGATGAACTTGACGCCGAGGCTCGGGTCCCTCCTCCCCGGATGGGGGAATAGGTTCAGCCTATTCTCGTAGAACCTCTCGTTTGAGAAGTTTATCAGGGAGTCATGTCTGCTTCTATAATGCCATCTCAACATATTCACAGGCAACCCTATTGATAGGCACTCATCCAAGACGCTCTCGAATACATCGAAATCGTAGTCGACAGTCTCATCCCAGTCGAAGTCCTCGTCCAAAGAGTACTGGAAGAATGGGGTCGGAGGGAGCTGCTTGTTGTCGCCAGCCACGATCAGCTGTTCCCCCCTGTAGATGGCTCCCACCGCGTCCTCCGTGCATATCTGGGAGGCCTCATCGAAGATCACCAGGTCGAAGCGGAGCTTTGGAGAGAGGAACTGGCTCACAGATATGGGGCTCATGAGGAGGCAGGGTTTAAGCCTCTTGAGGAGGGTCGGGATCCTCTCGAAGAGGTTTCGGATAGGCATGTGTCGGCTCTTCTTCAGGGCCTCCCTCCTCAGTATGGCTATCTCGGAGTCCGGGACCTGGAGGAAGACCCCCTGGGGCTTCTGCTCGTTGGCTCTATCGATGACGCGGGAGGCCGAGAGGGCTATGAACCTCTGGTCTAGATCCTGAAACTCCCTGATCAGCTGTTCATGCCTCTGCCCCCTGAAGCCTCCTAGGGTAGGCTCCTCTTGGAAGACGAGGTCGATGAGGCCGCTGTACATGGACTTATGGAACAGATCTAGCAGCCTTGAGGCCTCAGGCCTAAGCTCCATGAGCCTCTTCAGGAATCCTCCGAGCCCATTCCCCTCCAGGTCCGCCGTGATCCTCTTGAAATCTACCCAGGCTTGGAGTTCATCCAACCTGGAGCGTAGCTCCGAGACCTTCAGCCTGATCTCCTCAAGGGTTAGGGCGCTCCTATCCTTATCCCATAGGGGTTGAGTGAAGCCGTCTTCGAGGGTTTTCAGCAGGTCGTAGAGCCTATCCAGCCTTGCGCCTATCTCAGGATCAGGAGGTGTGGGGAACCCTCCATCCGAGACGTAGGCTATGAGGGGTTGTGGAGGCTCCCTTAGGATGCTTAATAGCCTCTTACACCAATCTATATCCTCAAGTATAGAGGGCCAATCCGTCGTTATTCCTGTATATCGCCTACCGAAGATGGCTTTAATATCCTCAGACTCTGCCTCAGCAGCCTCCTCAAAGGCTCGGAGGGCCTCCACCTCCCTCAAGTCGGATACGAGCTCCATCAGGGAGTGGGGGTGGTCCGAGATCCTCAAGGATAATGCTGGAGTGCATACCTCATTCAGCGAGGTGAGCCTTCTAGCCAGCTCAGATGACCATTCTGCCACCAAGTCAAGGGGACTCTTTGTAAGAGGCTTACCCGTGTTTGGAAGCTTCCCATAAGGTAGGAGCCCCCTCAGCTTTAGGGTTCTCTGCCTCCACTCGCTAAGGGCTGCTCTGAGCCTCCTCCCAGTGAGTAAAAGCTCCTCTGAGGGCCTACTTCCAGCTGTGAGGTTGAGGACTACCCCCGGAGGGATCTGTCTTCGTGTTATCTTGAGGGCCTTCCAGGCGTTCTTCAAGGCCTCCCTGGCTGAGTTGAAGTCGGGGGTGGGATCCCTGTAATATGACTTCATAACCCTCCTGAGGTCTTCTCGACGGGAGGCTATCTCCTGCTCAAGGGTCCTCAGCTCCTTAACGGCCTTTAGATCCTCTAAAATCCTGCTCAGAGGCTCCCGGCTTCTGCTCATCCTTGTGAGGAGGCTCCTGAACCTGTGGTACTGGGGTCTAAGGTATCTGAATGGGGAGCTACCCGGCCCCTCAAGCCAATCTATTATTGGTTGTGGATCTAGGTTCAGAAACCCCTCGTGATATCTTTCCATCAGGTCCTTTTTCAGGCCATCCCTTCGGAGATATAACCCCTCAGCCTCCCTGATCATCCTCGTCACCTCTTTCAGGCTTTTTATGTCAAGCCACTCAGCCTCTGGCCTGTTTTTAGCCTCGCAGATGCTTGTAAGCTCGGCCATTCTAACTATCTTCTCTATCGAGTCGATCTCGACCTGGAGGCCGAATATCCCCGCTATCTCAGCTGCGTGGGATTTCCAATCCTCAATCCATCCGGGCAGGGCCTCCACGTATTGGGCCAACTCTTCATTAAGCCTTGTGAGGGCTACATCGTCTTCTGTGTTCGGGGGTAATAGCTCCTTTACCCTCGCCCATCTCCTCTCAACCTCATCCGCGACCCCCCTCGGAAGCCTGAATATACTTGGGCTGTATAGCTTCATCAGCCTATCCCTAGACCTCCAATACTCAGCGTAGCCCTCAAGCCTCTTCAGGGCCTCCTCTTCTATCCCTTTCAGTCCTCCCCCCTCAAGCCACCTTCTTGGAGGCCTCGGAGAGCTCGAAACTAGGGTGGAGATCTCCTTCAACCTCTCAAACTCCCCAAGGATGCTGGGGATGCCTAGACCCAGCATCTCGCTGTAACCTTTGATGCCCTCCAGCTCCTCAACAGCCTCGAGGATCTGCCCGAGGAGGGTCGCCCATCTGGAGCGGGATTCAGAGGTGAAATCCTCCTCCCTGCATCCCCTCCATGGAAACCTCCCATCTAATGCGATATACCACACATTTGAGAGGTCTCTCACCAATTTCTCCAGTTCTTGGAGCTTCCGGGGGGTGAGGGATTTGAGTCCCTGATACTCCGACGGGATGAATGGAGCATCCTCAAGCCTGGCAAGCCTCCCGAGGAGTTCGAAGGCTGAGAGCCCGAGGGGGGGCCTCTCCATGTGCAGGGCCCTCACATACCTGTTGAGGAGGTCCCTCCTCTCCTTTAGCCTCTCCAGCTCCTCCTCGGAAAGCCTAGCCCTTGGCTTCAGGTGCTCGTTCAGTGCTCTATTGAGTTCCGCGACCACCTCCCTCTTATTCGCCTTATGGCTGTGGAGCTCTAGGCAGAAGTCGTCGAGCCCCCTCTCTTTTAGCCTGTTGTAGACCACCTCTAGCGCAGCCATCTTCTCGCTTACGAATAGGACGCTCCTCCCAGCGGCTATGAACTCGGATATGATGTTGGCAATCGTCTGGCTCTTCCCCGTGCCTGGGGGGCCGTGGATGACGAAGGACTGCCCCCTCAAAGCGTACTGGATGCAGAGCTGCTGGCTGCTGTCTGCGTCGAGAACTTGGAACATCCTCTTGGGCTCAAGTATCTCATCAAGCTCATCCTCCTTAGGTAGGGGATCCTTAACCAGTCTGGGGTTTGGCACACCAGCTAGGGCGGATATGATTTGGTTCTTAGCTATCTCCTCGGCGTTCTCGGATAGGTCTTGATACATCACCAGCTTGTAAAAAGAGAATAGCCCAATCCCTACCTCCCCCTCCACCCTCCATCCCAGCTCCCCGCAAACGGCTGAAACTTCTTGAAGGTAGGTGAGGACATCCACATCCTCGAAGTCCGGGAGGGGTGGAAGCTCGAACTTGTAGTCATACCTCAGTTTGAGGGTTAAGGCAGGATTCAGGACCACCTCCTCCTCCACGGGGGGAACCTCTATTCTATAGGGTGAGCGGGGGTTATCCCTCCTCAACTCTATTGGAACTAGGAGTATTGGAGATCTTACTGCCTCCCCCGACCCGGCCTCCCTCCAGTTGAGCATCCCAAAGGTTATGTAGAGGATCCTGACGCCCCTCTCCCTATATTCAGATGTGGACCGCCTATAGAGACTCCTCAGGATCCGCTCAATCCATTGAGGGTCATCTCCATGGGGCACGAGTTGGGTCTTCCCGGGGCGCATGGACCCTGAAGGACCGGTCCATCCATCCTTTGGAGGCTGCCAGATCTCCCACCCCTTCCCTTTGACAACTAGCCTCTCGAAGATGGTCTTGAGGTCTGGAGCCAATATCTCGATATAGGAGCTCTTTGTTGGCGCGAAGTAGATCAGGCGGTTCCGCCTGCTCAGGTCGATGAGCCTCTGCTTCCACAGCTGGATTCTTTCCATTACCTTGGAAGTGGAGGCCTCATCCAAATCGATCAGCAATCATTCTAGAGAGTGAAGTTTGAAAAAGGGTTTGGTTCATTAATGCCTTCTCCGTAGACGGGCTATTGATCGAAAGAGTTTGAAAAAGAGGCTTTTATGGAATTTTAGAGCATCCTCAAACGGGTTGAGGTCAGCTAAAAGGACATTAATCGAGTAATTTTATGGAGAAAAAATAAATAAATTTATATTTAAGCTTAAATTCCTACAGCAAAACCTACTAGGAGACCCACTTGAATCGAAAATAAAAGCTTTATTAGTGTGGGGCACATTGCCGTTCCGCCTCAAGGAGGGTGAAGAATGGATCCCTATTTCGCCCCCATATTCACAGGCCTATTGGCGATGGCTGTCATGGCATATCTAGCCTACTCCATCGTCAGGGAGCCGGTGGAGGATGAACACATGCTCAGCATAGCCAGTTCTATAGAGGAGGGGGCCAAGGCCTTCATCGGAAGGCAGTATAGGACGATAATCCTATTCTCCCTTCTCATTTCAACCGTTCTGTGGATCTTTACGGGGGATCCAAGATATGTCGGATCCTTCCTATCAGGCGTCTTCCTATCTCTACTTTCGGCCTACATAGGGATGGTGATAGCGGTGAAGGCCAATGTGAGGACGGCATACGCAGCGATCTCATCTCCATCGAAGGCCTTCTCAACAGCCTTCAGAGGTGGAGGTGTAATGGGACTATCCGTGACTGGATTGAGCCTCTTAGGAGTTTCAATACTCGTCATGGTCTTTAGGGATCCGGCTCCCCTGGTAGCATTTGGCTTTGGTTCAAGCCTATCAGCCCTCTTCGCCCAGTTGGGAGGGGGCATATTCACAAAGGCTGCAGATATTGGAGCAGACCTTGCTGGTAAAATAGAGCAGAAGATACCGGAGGATGATCCCAGAAACCCAGCCGTCATAGCCGACCAGGTAGGGGATAATGTGGGTGACTGCGCAGGGAGGGGCTCAGACCTCTTCGAATCTATAAGCGACGACTACGTGACAGCGATGCTCCTAGGCTCGCTCCTCCTACACCCCCTCGGGAGGGATTCGGCTCTGTTTCCCCTGGCGCTGGGGGCCGTAGGTGTATCTTCAACCATCATAGGGATCCTCATCACAAGAAGGTGGAGGGGTATAAAACCCATGGCATCCTTTAACATAAGCCTGATAGTTACCGTTGTCTTATGCTCTATTGGAGCCTTCATCTCTTCGATTCTCTTACTTGGGGATTTGGGGATTTTCTACTCAGTTTTGAGCGGCATGGCGACGATGCTCATCATCGGTCTGGTCTCTCAGCATTACCTGGGATTAGAGAGGTCGCCTGTGAGAAATGTTGCCAAAGCCTCCGAGTATGGGGCGGCCATAAACATCATAACCGGGTTATCATACGCTCTACAGAGCCCCTTTATACCGATCCTACTCGTACTCTTGAGCGTCCTCTTCTCATACTACATCACAGGGGGGTCCCTCTATGGAATTGTCGGAGCCAACCTGGGTACAGACCTAGCCACAGGGATAATCATGTCGGGCGACGCCTTCGGCCCCATAAGCGACAATGCAGCCGGCATAGCCGAGATGGCTGGGGGAGGTAGGAAGAGCCTAGAGGCCCTGTCCGAGCTCGACTCCATGGGCAATACCACTAAGGCCTACACAAAGGCCTTCGCCGCCGCAAGTGGAGCCTTCTCGGCCGTCGTGATCCTGGTGACCTTCAACGAGATGATTGGGGTCAGGCTGGAGGCCTTCTCCATAGGCCCCTCCTTCATAGTAGGTGTCCTTTTGGGTGGGGTCCTCCCCTTCCTCTTCTCCTCCTATGCCATAGGTGCCACAGCCAGAACAGCTTACAGGGTAGTGGAGGAGGTCAGGAGACAATTCAGGGAGCTCCCGGGGATCCTCGAATGGAGGGATAGGCCAGACTACTCAAGGTGTGTGGACATAGCCACCAGATTTGCTCTATCCCAGATGCCCCTACCAGGATTGCTAGGGGTAGTTGCTCCGGTGATAGTTGGTCTGCTCCTCGGGAAGTATGCTTTAAGCGCCATGCTCTTGGGAGGTCTTGCCTCCTCCTCCATATTATCCCCCTTCTTCACCTTCGGAGGGGGCATATGGGATAACGCAAAAAAACACATAGAGGTGGAGTTTTGGATGAAAGGCACTCCAACCCATGCGGCGGCTGTGACCGGGGACACTGTTGGGGATCCCCTTAAAGATGTTGCGGGGCCATCCCTAAACATATTCATGAAGTTGATGAACATGACAGCACTTTTAATAGCTCCAATAATAATTTCCTAAAACATTATAGACCTTAAGTTACGAAGATGAGCTGATAATTCTAAAGTGGTCCCACCCGAGGGGCTTAATGGGTTTTTTCCTTCCATCTTCCATATAGGTTATTTCGATCTCCTCAGTAACCTCTCCAAACTCTATCATCTCGCAGTTAACCCTCTTCAGAGCTCTCCTCGCGGCCTCCACTAGTTCAGGCCTCAAGGTGAAGACGAGTTCATACTCCTCCCCACCATAGAATACGAGCTCCTCCAGCTCTATTCCATAGACTTCCCCGAACTTTCTCGCCTCAGGGGAGGCTGGGAGGCTGTCAATCCTGAATCCGACATGGCTGCTTCTAGAGAGGTCATATAGGCTCATCGCAAGCCCATCGCTAGAATCTATCGAGGCCGACACGGCGCCGGTCTCAGCTAGGGCTAGCCCCTCAGGAACCCTGGCCTTGGGCATATATACAGACTCTAATATGGAGGCCATGAACCCCCTCGGCGCCTCATAGCCCCCTATTAGGACCTTGAACGCTGCAGCCGTCTTCCCGAAACCTCCGGTCGTTGCTAGGATATCGCCGGGCCTAGCTCCACTCCTCCTCATTATGACCTTCTCATCAACCAATCCGAAGGCCACCCCCCCTATCACAACCTCCCCCGCCTCGTTTGTGTCCCCTCCGATCATATAGGCTCCATACTCTCTAGACCCGGAGTCGAACCCCTTGGCCATCTCCAGCACCGCCTCCACCTCCATGTCGGGGGGGATGCCGAGGGAGGCCATGAAGGCTAGGGGTTTGACCCCCTTGGACGCAAGGTCGCTGAAGTTCATGACCACCACCTTCCTCGCGGCCTGGAAGGGGGTCATCCCCCTCGGCACATCAGTCCTCCAAACGAGCATATCAGTCTTCAGTATGGCAACCCTCCCACCCTCAAGTCTTAATCCAGATACATCATCCCAGAAGGGGATAGGGACCGAGGGCATGTGGGTGAGAACCCCCATAATGAGTTCTATAAGCCTCCTCTCACCAACCTCCCTAACAGTAGCCATAGAATCCACTACCAGGATGGTAGGAGGCCAGTAAAAAGGTCTTATGCTCCGAAGGAGCTGAAAGGGGAATTAATTCTTAGAACACAGACCCCGAGAGACGATGATTTTATTAGAGGAGGAGATGAAATTGATTTTCCCCCGCAAGGGAGAGCTTTTTTTACAATCGCGAAGGCTCAGGGTTCCAGCCTCAAGGAGATCTGACCACTTTCAGCCATAAAAGCCCCGGAAAATAAGACCTACTCAAAACCAAATAAAAACATACCGAATAAAAAAGGTCTTATATGGGTATGAGGATTCCAAAAAGATTCCGCTAGTGGTGGTTCGATGGGAATCCTCGATGACATCAGGGTGCTTGATCTTACCCATGTATGGTTCGGCCCCTTCTGCACCATGTTGCTGGCAGACCTTGGGGCTGAGGTCATAAGGATCGAGCCTCCATGGGGAGCCATCGACAGGGTGGCTGAGGGAGCCCTCTTCGGGGGGGTCACCTATACCTTCCACCATTTGAACCTGAACAAGAAGGATCTAACCCTTAACCTCAAGAGCCCTGAGGGGTTGGCCATATTCAAGGAGCTGGTCAAGATCTCCGATGTGGTAGTGCAGAACTTCAGCCCGGGTACGATGGAGAGGCTTGGGCTAGGATACGACGTCCTGAGGGAACTCAACCCCCGGATCATATACGCAGCGTTATCCGGCTTCGGGCAGTACGGCCCATATATGAAGAGGGGATCATACGCCATGATCGCGGAGGCTATGAGCGGCCACACTAGGCTGACGGGCGACGGGGTCGACCCAAAAGGGCCTCCCATAGAAATGGCCCAGGCCTATGGAGACCTAGGACCGGCCCTCTTCGCAGCCATGAGCATAATAGCAGCCATCAGGTATAGAGACAGGACCGGGAAGGGCCAGATGATCGATGTATCCCAGCTGGACTGCATGGTCGCCCTTAACACAGGCATAACTTGCTACACCCTCTCGGGAATGAAGCCATGGGAGCTAAGGGAGAAATATCCAGCTACGAGGGGTGTGGGAGGCCTGATGAGGACTAAGGACGGCGGCTGGATAAGGCTGGCGGCCTTCTCCCCATCCTCCATAGACAACCTGAAGAGATGCCTTGGAGCCGAGGAGATAAGCAAGGAGGATGTGGAGAAGAGGGTTGCCGAGATGACTAGGGACGAGGCCGTAGAACTATTCGTGAAAGCCGATGTCCCAGTGGCACCGGTATACCACGTCGACGAGGTGGTGAAGGACCCCCACCTAATAGCCAGAGGCATGTTCATAGAGCTTGAGCACCCGAAGGCAGGAAGGGTCAAGGTCCCAAACTTCCCCGTCAAGTTCTCCGAGACCCCCGGTAGAGTTGTCACAGCCGCACCCCTGCTGGGGCAGCATAACAGGGAGATCTTAATGGGGCTTTTAGGGTATACGGAGGAGAAGATCAGGGAGCTTGAGCTGGCTGGGGTAATATCATCGGAGCCCATGCCATAACCCTAGCATCGAGCCTTAATCCTCAAGGCCACAAATATATTCTTAAATTGGTTTAGTCAACCAAATAGCTGGAGGCCCCGGTAGCTCAGTGGCCAGAGCGGCAGCCTCGTAAGTTGTTGGCCGCGGGTTCGAATCCCGCCCGGGGCTCCACAGCCTCGAATAGGAGGGGGAGATATTGACCTCGGAGTGTAAGTTCGATGACCTCATCTTGAAGAGGACTCTCATTGTTGGAGATGTGGGGGTGGGAAAAACCAGGATGACTATTAACCTCCTCTGCGATGCCTTGTCCAAGGGTTATTCGAGGGATATCACGATCGTCGATATGGCGCCTGGAAGCATGGTGTATCAGGGAAGGAAAATTGGTGGGTGTATATCTGACATGATAAAGCTACCGGGAGGTGTCAGATACCTCAAACCTAATAGGATAATGGCTCCCAGGATCACAGCCAGTTCACCGGGTGAGCTTCTTCTTATGGTTGAGAATAATAGGAAATCCATAGAACCCCTTCTGAGGGAATTTCTAGATGATCCCACCCCTATACTGTTCATAAACGATGTCTCGATATATTTTCAGTCTGGATGTTACAAGAAAGTATTTGAGGTATTAGAGGCATCGAAGACCTTCATCGGAAATGGTTATTATGGAGGCTCTCTCATTTTCGATTATGGAACAGGCGTATCAAAGATCGAAAGGCATCTCATGGATCTTCTCATTAGTAAGGTTGATATCGTCATAAACCTTTCAGAATCCCCGAAAACGGAGGATCCCATATAGCTAATCCATGGAGACGTATGTAACCGTCCTGAGACCTCTCTCTTTGCAGAAGCGCATTTCAACTGGGTATTTAAGCTCAGGCTTAAATAGCATAGATTATTATTATTGTTGGATTAGGGGATGGAGGCTCCAATTTCAGCGGAGCTGATGGTTGGGGTTGGCGCCATCGCGGTGGCCGTATTGGCTGTATACCTTTTCGTGAGGGCTACGAGGGGAGGGGAGAAGGGGAAGAAGGAAATTGAGGTGTCTGGGGTGGAGAAGGGCCCGATGGTCGAGGTAGCCAAGCCCCTGCCTCCTTCAGGGGAGAAGTATCAAGCACCCGTTACATCGAGGTATGTACAGCCGGGCCAGGTGGAGAAGGCTAGGAGCGAGATCAGGGTCCTCACCCTGAGGAGGGAGCTGCTAAGCATGGCCCTTAAGAGGCTCTTCGAGGCCGAAGACCTTGGGGAGATAACCCGGGAGGAGCGGGTAAGGATCTCTAAGGGTTATGAGGATGAGATGAAGAGGGTTGCGGAGGAGATCAAGCGATCGGAGTTGATACTGACCCTCCACGAGCTTGAGAACATAAGAGATGAGATAGTCAAAAAATTTGAGGCGACCTTGAACAACACCCAGATGAGGATCGATGCCATCCTGAAGGAGTTGAACATAGAGGAGTTGAAGGCTCAGCCAGAGGCTCAGCCTGAGGCTGAGAAGAAGAGGAGAAAAGTCAAGGAGGAGGGCAAAGAGGAGCCCAAGGAAGAGGCCAAGGAGGGGGAGGCCGAGAAGCCTAAGGCGCCGAAGAGGTCCGAGGTCGACGAGAAGCTGGAGCAGCTCAGGAGAGAGGTACTTAAAGAGCTCGAGGAGCTGGAGAAGCTGGAGATAGAGGTCTGATCAGGCTGTGGATCCCAGGGAGATGATGAAGAGGCGAGCATCAGAGAAGGCCGTTGAACATGTTGAGAGCGGCTTCATCGTAGGCCTTGGGAGTGGAACAACGGCAACGTTGGCGATAAGGCTAATCGGAGAACGGTTAAGAGCTGGAATACTGAGAGATATCTTAGGGGTTCCAACTAGCCTCCAGGCCGCCCAAGAAGCGATCTCCTCAGGTATCCCATTAACAACTCTAGACGAGCATCCTGAGATAGATGTAACGATCGATGGAGCCGATCAGATAGACCATGAGCTGAGGGCGATCAAGGGTGGTGGGGGGGCTCTCTTAAGGGAGAAGGTTGTGGCATCCTCCTCAAGGCTTAGGATAGTTGTAGCTGACGAGACGAAGTTGACTGAGAGGCTTGGAGTCGGCTGTCCAGTCCCCGTTGAGGTTCACCCCTTCGCCATTAAACCGGTATATATGAGGCTTTTGAAGATGGGAGCCAAGCCGAGGATTAGGACGGGAACTGGGAAATTGGGCCCCGTGGTGACCGATAATGGAAACCTTATCATCGATGTTAGCTTCAATGCGTTAAGCGATCCAAAGAGGCTTGAGGAGAGCCTTAAGGCGATCCCTGGGGTATTAGAGACAGGTCTCTTCATAGACCTGATAGATCTCGCGTATATAGGC
This window contains:
- a CDS encoding DUF4011 domain-containing protein, which codes for MLIDLDEASTSKVMERIQLWKQRLIDLSRRNRLIYFAPTKSSYIEILAPDLKTIFERLVVKGKGWEIWQPPKDGWTGPSGSMRPGKTQLVPHGDDPQWIERILRSLYRRSTSEYRERGVRILYITFGMLNWREAGSGEAVRSPILLVPIELRRDNPRSPYRIEVPPVEEEVVLNPALTLKLRYDYKFELPPLPDFEDVDVLTYLQEVSAVCGELGWRVEGEVGIGLFSFYKLVMYQDLSENAEEIAKNQIISALAGVPNPRLVKDPLPKEDELDEILEPKRMFQVLDADSSQQLCIQYALRGQSFVIHGPPGTGKSQTIANIISEFIAAGRSVLFVSEKMAALEVVYNRLKERGLDDFCLELHSHKANKREVVAELNRALNEHLKPRARLSEEELERLKERRDLLNRYVRALHMERPPLGLSAFELLGRLARLEDAPFIPSEYQGLKSLTPRKLQELEKLVRDLSNVWYIALDGRFPWRGCREEDFTSESRSRWATLLGQILEAVEELEGIKGYSEMLGLGIPSILGEFERLKEISTLVSSSPRPPRRWLEGGGLKGIEEEALKRLEGYAEYWRSRDRLMKLYSPSIFRLPRGVADEVERRWARVKELLPPNTEDDVALTRLNEELAQYVEALPGWIEDWKSHAAEIAGIFGLQVEIDSIEKIVRMAELTSICEAKNRPEAEWLDIKSLKEVTRMIREAEGLYLRRDGLKKDLMERYHEGFLNLDPQPIIDWLEGPGSSPFRYLRPQYHRFRSLLTRMSRSREPLSRILEDLKAVKELRTLEQEIASRREDLRRVMKSYYRDPTPDFNSAREALKNAWKALKITRRQIPPGVVLNLTAGSRPSEELLLTGRRLRAALSEWRQRTLKLRGLLPYGKLPNTGKPLTKSPLDLVAEWSSELARRLTSLNEVCTPALSLRISDHPHSLMELVSDLREVEALRAFEEAAEAESEDIKAIFGRRYTGITTDWPSILEDIDWCKRLLSILREPPQPLIAYVSDGGFPTPPDPEIGARLDRLYDLLKTLEDGFTQPLWDKDRSALTLEEIRLKVSELRSRLDELQAWVDFKRITADLEGNGLGGFLKRLMELRPEASRLLDLFHKSMYSGLIDLVFQEEPTLGGFRGQRHEQLIREFQDLDQRFIALSASRVIDRANEQKPQGVFLQVPDSEIAILRREALKKSRHMPIRNLFERIPTLLKRLKPCLLMSPISVSQFLSPKLRFDLVIFDEASQICTEDAVGAIYRGEQLIVAGDNKQLPPTPFFQYSLDEDFDWDETVDYDFDVFESVLDECLSIGLPVNMLRWHYRSRHDSLINFSNERFYENRLNLFPHPGRRDPSLGVKFIYVPDGIYDRGGARNNPREAEVVADLVFEHFKNFPDKTLGVITFNISQMNTIQDAIERRLRDHPEYEAFFVEDRLQGFFVKNLENVMGDERDVIIFSVGYGYDHNGRMTLNFGPLNKPGGERRLNVAITRARERVILVSSIKASDIEVEATKAPGVHHLHGYLLYAEKLSEAYQQAEKGEEGPSNPLEEDILSELGRMGYEAVVGVGPSSFKVDIGVKDPKNPDRFILGILLDGENYRSAYTARDRDRLRQQILEGLGWRIHRIWSPDWVQRRETEVKRLKSAIERSLQPRGRIVGKPNTPPSISPPKRSIQVRVLEAAGSSLPGVETYRPTRLKARRIAGKGKTQDKGELVQQYRERVRELLPTLVERDGPIHLEHAYIRIKRALGLAKLSDELKDAFMEEARGLHRKGSLVIKGDFLWARWPMEVKIRVPSDGLEESFRPLRFIPPEELRAAITLLAGHSIGVGREALIKETARLFGFKKLTRSIKEELEKILGGLLREGNLIIQEGDINIKR
- a CDS encoding sodium-translocating pyrophosphatase; translated protein: MDPYFAPIFTGLLAMAVMAYLAYSIVREPVEDEHMLSIASSIEEGAKAFIGRQYRTIILFSLLISTVLWIFTGDPRYVGSFLSGVFLSLLSAYIGMVIAVKANVRTAYAAISSPSKAFSTAFRGGGVMGLSVTGLSLLGVSILVMVFRDPAPLVAFGFGSSLSALFAQLGGGIFTKAADIGADLAGKIEQKIPEDDPRNPAVIADQVGDNVGDCAGRGSDLFESISDDYVTAMLLGSLLLHPLGRDSALFPLALGAVGVSSTIIGILITRRWRGIKPMASFNISLIVTVVLCSIGAFISSILLLGDLGIFYSVLSGMATMLIIGLVSQHYLGLERSPVRNVAKASEYGAAINIITGLSYALQSPFIPILLVLLSVLFSYYITGGSLYGIVGANLGTDLATGIIMSGDAFGPISDNAAGIAEMAGGGRKSLEALSELDSMGNTTKAYTKAFAAASGAFSAVVILVTFNEMIGVRLEAFSIGPSFIVGVLLGGVLPFLFSSYAIGATARTAYRVVEEVRRQFRELPGILEWRDRPDYSRCVDIATRFALSQMPLPGLLGVVAPVIVGLLLGKYALSAMLLGGLASSSILSPFFTFGGGIWDNAKKHIEVEFWMKGTPTHAAAVTGDTVGDPLKDVAGPSLNIFMKLMNMTALLIAPIIIS
- the thiL gene encoding thiamine-phosphate kinase; the encoded protein is MDSMATVREVGERRLIELIMGVLTHMPSVPIPFWDDVSGLRLEGGRVAILKTDMLVWRTDVPRGMTPFQAARKVVVMNFSDLASKGVKPLAFMASLGIPPDMEVEAVLEMAKGFDSGSREYGAYMIGGDTNEAGEVVIGGVAFGLVDEKVIMRRSGARPGDILATTGGFGKTAAAFKVLIGGYEAPRGFMASILESVYMPKARVPEGLALAETGAVSASIDSSDGLAMSLYDLSRSSHVGFRIDSLPASPEARKFGEVYGIELEELVFYGGEEYELVFTLRPELVEAARRALKRVNCEMIEFGEVTEEIEITYMEDGRKKPIKPLGWDHFRIISSSS
- a CDS encoding CoA transferase, whose product is MGILDDIRVLDLTHVWFGPFCTMLLADLGAEVIRIEPPWGAIDRVAEGALFGGVTYTFHHLNLNKKDLTLNLKSPEGLAIFKELVKISDVVVQNFSPGTMERLGLGYDVLRELNPRIIYAALSGFGQYGPYMKRGSYAMIAEAMSGHTRLTGDGVDPKGPPIEMAQAYGDLGPALFAAMSIIAAIRYRDRTGKGQMIDVSQLDCMVALNTGITCYTLSGMKPWELREKYPATRGVGGLMRTKDGGWIRLAAFSPSSIDNLKRCLGAEEISKEDVEKRVAEMTRDEAVELFVKADVPVAPVYHVDEVVKDPHLIARGMFIELEHPKAGRVKVPNFPVKFSETPGRVVTAAPLLGQHNREILMGLLGYTEEKIRELELAGVISSEPMP
- the rpiA gene encoding ribose 5-phosphate isomerase A is translated as MMKRRASEKAVEHVESGFIVGLGSGTTATLAIRLIGERLRAGILRDILGVPTSLQAAQEAISSGIPLTTLDEHPEIDVTIDGADQIDHELRAIKGGGGALLREKVVASSSRLRIVVADETKLTERLGVGCPVPVEVHPFAIKPVYMRLLKMGAKPRIRTGTGKLGPVVTDNGNLIIDVSFNALSDPKRLEESLKAIPGVLETGLFIDLIDLAYIGTREDVRRLGRVG